One genomic region from Accipiter gentilis chromosome Z, bAccGen1.1, whole genome shotgun sequence encodes:
- the LOC126035944 gene encoding interferon-like: MAAPATPQPRRPHGAPALLLLLPALATALACHHLRPRDATFPWDSLQLLQAMAPSTPQPCHHQQAPFFPDALLHTNHPQQAAATALRILQHLFATLSSPTTPQHWDAQARHHLLNNLQHHIHQLQQCLPANATLLQGRGPRNLLLNVNKYFRHIHDFLHTHNHSACAWDHVRLEARVCFQHLHNLTRTIPS; encoded by the coding sequence atggctgcgcccgcaaccccacagccccgccggccgcacggcgccccggcgctcctgctcctcctgccggctctcgccaccgccctcgcctgccaccacctgcgtccccgcgacgccaccttcccctgggacagcctccagctcctccaggccatggctcccagcaccccacagccctgccaccaccagcaggcgcccttcttccccgacgccctcctccacaccaaccacccacagcaagccgccgccaccgccctccgcatcctccagcacctcttcgccaccctcagcagccccaccaccccccaacactgggacgcccaggcacgacaccacctcctcaacaacctccagcaccacatccaccagctccagcaatgcctgccagccaacgccacgctcctccaaggccgagggccccgcaacctgctgctcaacgtcaacaaatacttccgccacatccacgacttcctccacacccacaaccacagcgcctgcgcctgggaccacgtccgcctcgaagctcgcgtctgcttccaacacctccacaacctcacccgcaccatccccagttag